The candidate division WOR-3 bacterium genome contains a region encoding:
- a CDS encoding TolC family protein gives MSILLILLISLINLTLSDAIKKGLKENPLYLQAKKEFLIKQKNNAYFYSELLPRISGGYLRQKNNLILDGVEVYDSTNRYYGVEMNWDLSPNEIFNAFSSHYDNSSIFFSFLELRDQAIYEIISQYLNTLKLDKLFESRKRAVERTENNLKLIEEKKELGAASFAEVLQGKVNNLEAQLEFMETKKNRKISLLKLKKLIGLGIGDSVLLEEPEIDFVIPPKDSIFYLAERRDPLINEFTSELIKARIDFLNVSTKNFFSFSFGTEWRYRDKEFPNLDFLKDNYNYSIGFSISIPLFTGFSRINEITKAQLIMDLAFLRLKEREKELRILVEENYLLYEESQKKLELAQTALSFAEENYKAASERYRLGEASIIELLGAEEDLLKAQYYLTEARFDWYLSIYSLRKLMGELYEE, from the coding sequence GTGAGTATTCTATTAATCCTATTAATTTCTCTTATTAATTTAACTCTCAGTGATGCGATCAAAAAGGGATTAAAAGAGAATCCTCTTTATTTACAGGCAAAAAAAGAATTTCTAATAAAGCAAAAGAATAATGCTTATTTTTATTCAGAACTTCTCCCAAGAATTTCAGGAGGATACCTTAGGCAGAAAAACAACTTAATTCTTGATGGGGTAGAAGTTTATGACTCCACAAATAGATATTATGGTGTAGAGATGAACTGGGATTTGAGTCCTAATGAAATTTTTAATGCTTTTTCTTCTCATTATGATAATAGCTCAATATTTTTTTCTTTTTTGGAGCTTAGAGACCAAGCAATATACGAGATTATATCGCAATATCTTAATACTCTTAAACTTGATAAGCTATTTGAAAGTAGAAAGAGAGCTGTGGAGCGAACGGAAAACAATTTGAAACTTATTGAGGAAAAAAAAGAACTTGGAGCAGCTTCTTTTGCGGAAGTTTTGCAAGGGAAGGTGAACAACTTAGAAGCACAATTGGAATTTATGGAAACTAAGAAGAATAGGAAAATTAGTTTGTTGAAACTGAAAAAGCTTATTGGTCTTGGGATAGGAGATTCTGTTTTACTTGAGGAACCAGAGATTGATTTTGTAATTCCGCCAAAGGATTCTATTTTTTATTTGGCCGAGAGAAGAGACCCACTTATTAATGAATTTACTTCTGAACTTATAAAGGCAAGAATTGATTTTTTGAATGTTTCAACAAAGAATTTTTTTTCTTTTTCTTTTGGAACAGAATGGAGATATAGAGATAAAGAATTTCCTAATTTAGATTTTTTGAAAGATAATTATAATTATTCTATTGGATTTTCTATTTCTATTCCTTTATTCACAGGTTTTTCCAGAATTAATGAAATTACAAAAGCCCAATTAATAATGGATTTGGCTTTTTTGAGGCTTAAAGAAAGAGAAAAAGAATTAAGAATATTGGTGGAAGAGAATTATCTCTTATACGAGGAGTCCCAAAAGAAATTAGAGTTAGCACAGACCGCCTTAAGTTTTGCAGAAGAGAATTATAAGGCTGCATCTGAGAGGTATCGCCTTGGGGAAGCCTCAATAATTGAACTTTTAGGAGCGGAAGAAGACCTCCTAAAAGCTCAATATTATTTAACTGAAGCGAGATTTGATTGGTATCTTTCTATTTATAGTCTTAGAAAACTTATGGGAGAATTATATGAAGAATAA
- a CDS encoding efflux RND transporter periplasmic adaptor subunit has product MKNKRKLIVLISIIVFFILVIFVNIKRTNVVKVEVVKVSRGKIEEIVSAPGEIHSEEERQINAEVTAEVIKLYVEEGDKVKEGQVLVKLDSTEQYAAYRRALAGLNAQRADLEFKKEQLRRKKELYEKGLISKENYENIATEVELAESNFENAIAELKRAKRMLERATIRAPIKGTIMNINKREGEVVVAGTVNNPGSIILTISDLEKMEMVAKVNENEVPRVSIGDTARISIDAFPDTTFIGIVYYKASMPKETSLGVVEFEVKISIPFHPGMLPGMSANCEIITAKKQNVLRIPLQALVTKEEKSGVYKIENGVVKFVEIKTGIIEGKWVEVKEGLLENDLVVSGPLKTMINLVDNQKVSWEESERKDKKIEKNDK; this is encoded by the coding sequence ATGAAGAATAAGAGAAAATTAATTGTTTTGATTTCTATAATCGTGTTTTTTATTCTTGTAATATTTGTAAATATAAAAAGAACAAATGTTGTTAAGGTTGAGGTTGTAAAAGTGAGTAGAGGTAAAATAGAGGAGATTGTCTCTGCTCCTGGAGAGATTCATTCGGAGGAAGAAAGGCAGATAAACGCAGAAGTTACAGCTGAAGTGATTAAGTTATATGTAGAGGAAGGAGATAAAGTGAAAGAAGGGCAGGTTCTTGTAAAACTTGATTCTACGGAGCAATACGCTGCTTATAGAAGAGCTCTTGCAGGGCTAAATGCCCAAAGAGCAGATCTTGAGTTTAAGAAAGAACAGCTAAGAAGGAAAAAAGAGTTATATGAGAAGGGGTTAATCTCTAAGGAGAATTATGAGAATATTGCGACTGAAGTAGAGCTTGCTGAGAGTAATTTTGAAAATGCAATTGCAGAACTAAAAAGAGCAAAAAGAATGCTTGAAAGAGCAACAATTAGAGCCCCTATTAAAGGAACAATAATGAATATAAATAAAAGGGAGGGAGAGGTTGTGGTTGCCGGAACTGTAAATAATCCTGGTTCAATAATCCTAACCATTTCAGATCTTGAAAAAATGGAGATGGTAGCAAAAGTTAATGAGAATGAAGTTCCGAGAGTTTCGATAGGAGATACCGCAAGGATTTCTATTGATGCTTTCCCAGACACCACATTTATTGGAATCGTTTATTATAAGGCAAGTATGCCAAAAGAAACTTCTCTTGGAGTTGTAGAGTTTGAAGTGAAAATTTCTATACCTTTTCATCCCGGGATGTTGCCTGGTATGAGTGCAAATTGTGAAATTATTACAGCAAAGAAACAAAATGTTCTTCGTATTCCTCTTCAAGCTTTGGTTACGAAAGAGGAGAAAAGTGGGGTTTATAAGATAGAAAATGGTGTTGTTAAATTTGTGGAAATTAAAACTGGAATAATAGAAGGGAAGTGGGTTGAGGTTAAAGAAGGACTTCTAGAAAACGACCTTGTTGTTTCTGGGCCACTTAAGACAATGATTAATCTTGTGGATAATCAAAAAGTTAGTTGGGAAGAGAGTGAAAGGAAAGATAAAAAGATTGAAAAAAATGATAAGTAA
- a CDS encoding ABC transporter permease, whose product MGLLISGFLVEILRSSFDSIRSNKLRSFLTTLGIVIGVMTVVGVMSIISGLKRSVAKSFSQLGANVIYVDKYPWFMGKMSREEWNKIRKRKDIDLKALNALKEYGTSFKFVSPLITRGFNITRGEKEAVEVDVQGTSQDFVYIIKQNVKLGRYLSSDDLKYKRYVCVLGEDVVKTLFPECKNPIGEKIKIQGRQFNVIGILERRGEMMGMSMDNIAIIPFPIMAEFVGEDRKSITIAISVEDEEEAREEIRWILRRVRNLRPGEEDDFSINSSEALIRQFNELTKALFLFSIAIAGISLVVGGIGIMNIMLVSVSERTREIGIRKAIGAKPSEILGQFLVEAVVICLIGGIIGIFLGASITKIISVLSRGNLPFYIPIWSIFLGFGFCGSIGIFFGFFPARKASKLNPVEALRYE is encoded by the coding sequence GTGGGTTTATTGATTAGTGGTTTTCTTGTAGAAATTTTAAGATCCTCTTTTGACTCTATTAGATCCAACAAGCTTAGGTCATTTCTGACTACACTTGGTATTGTTATTGGGGTTATGACTGTTGTAGGTGTTATGTCTATTATCTCTGGTTTGAAAAGAAGTGTTGCGAAGAGTTTTTCACAGTTAGGTGCAAATGTTATTTATGTAGATAAATATCCTTGGTTTATGGGAAAGATGAGCAGAGAGGAGTGGAATAAAATTAGGAAGAGAAAAGATATAGATCTGAAAGCTCTAAATGCATTAAAAGAATATGGAACTTCTTTTAAGTTCGTCTCTCCTCTTATTACAAGAGGTTTTAATATAACAAGGGGAGAAAAGGAAGCTGTTGAGGTGGACGTCCAGGGAACTTCTCAAGATTTTGTTTATATTATTAAACAGAACGTAAAGCTTGGAAGATATCTTTCAAGTGACGATTTAAAATACAAAAGATATGTTTGTGTTTTAGGTGAAGATGTGGTAAAAACGCTTTTTCCAGAGTGCAAAAACCCAATTGGTGAAAAGATAAAGATTCAGGGAAGACAATTTAATGTTATTGGAATCTTAGAGAGAAGAGGAGAAATGATGGGAATGAGTATGGATAATATTGCAATAATCCCATTTCCAATAATGGCTGAATTTGTAGGAGAAGATAGAAAATCTATTACAATAGCAATTTCTGTAGAAGATGAGGAGGAGGCAAGGGAGGAAATAAGATGGATTTTAAGAAGGGTTAGAAATTTAAGGCCGGGTGAAGAAGATGATTTTTCAATTAATTCTTCAGAAGCTCTTATAAGACAGTTTAATGAGTTAACAAAAGCTTTGTTCCTTTTTTCAATTGCAATTGCAGGTATTTCTTTGGTTGTTGGTGGAATTGGTATAATGAATATAATGCTTGTTTCTGTTTCTGAAAGAACAAGAGAAATTGGAATAAGAAAAGCTATCGGAGCAAAACCGTCTGAAATTTTGGGACAATTCTTAGTGGAGGCAGTTGTGATTTGTCTTATTGGTGGAATAATTGGTATTTTTTTAGGAGCTTCTATTACAAAGATAATTTCTGTTTTAAGTAGAGGAAATCTTCCTTTTTATATACCTATCTGGTCAATATTTCTTGGGTTTGGTTTTTGTGGAAGTATTGGGATTTTTTTTGGTTTTTTCCCGGCAAGAAAAGCTTCAAAATTAAATCCTGTAGAAGCTCTTCGATATGAGTGA
- a CDS encoding ABC transporter ATP-binding protein, with protein sequence MSELIKMKKVTKVYSLGEVEVCALRGIDLKIKKGEFVSIIGPSGSGKSTLMHLIGCLDVPTSGSYFLRGKDVIKMDENELAEIRKNLIGFVFQDFYLLPGAPAWYNVSLPMIYNRIPPKERKEKAISLLERVELGDRIDHFPKQLSGGERQRVAIARALANDPEIIIADEPTGNLDSRRGEEILDIFSRLHEEGKTIIIVSHEKYVAERGKRKIYIRDGIVEREE encoded by the coding sequence ATGAGTGAATTAATTAAGATGAAGAAAGTAACGAAAGTTTATTCGCTAGGAGAAGTGGAGGTTTGTGCACTAAGAGGAATTGATCTTAAGATAAAGAAGGGAGAATTTGTTTCAATAATTGGCCCTTCGGGTTCTGGGAAATCTACTTTGATGCACTTAATTGGGTGTCTTGATGTTCCTACCTCTGGTTCTTATTTCTTAAGAGGAAAGGATGTAATTAAAATGGATGAGAATGAGTTGGCGGAGATAAGGAAAAATCTTATTGGTTTTGTTTTTCAAGATTTCTATTTATTGCCGGGAGCTCCTGCCTGGTATAATGTTTCTTTACCAATGATATATAATAGAATTCCACCAAAGGAAAGAAAAGAAAAAGCTATTTCCCTTCTTGAAAGAGTTGAGCTTGGTGATAGAATAGATCATTTCCCTAAGCAGCTTTCAGGCGGAGAGCGTCAGAGAGTGGCAATTGCAAGGGCTTTAGCAAATGATCCAGAGATTATAATAGCTGATGAACCAACTGGTAATTTAGACTCTCGGAGAGGAGAAGAAATATTAGATATTTTTTCCCGTCTCCATGAAGAAGGGAAAACAATTATCATTGTTTCTCATGAGAAGTACGTTGCAGAGAGAGGTAAAAGAAAAATTTATATAAGAGATGGAATTGTTGAAAGAGAAGAGTGA
- a CDS encoding glycosyltransferase family 4 protein, with protein MLKEKSERKPGILVINWQDWTNPLSGGAEVHFYEIFKRLVDDFNIFLLCTHFKGAKSIEELEGIKIYRVGSRNTFNFWVPRAYKRIRKRERIDLVIEDLNKIPFYGKIFVSENRIAILHHLFGKKIYTETNPIFASYVFFAERLIPKFYDDIPIIAISESSKEVLVKMGIPEKNIEIVYNGIDLNRYFPQKKKTEEPTIVCLNRMKRYKRIDILLEAIPEVLRKISKLKVFIVGEGDDLPRLKKLAFKKRIEKVVNFTGFVPEGEKISLLSGSWVSVNTSPIEGWGLTSIEAQACGTLSVVPDSPGLRETVKDGFSGYIYRCEDAQALSEILVKLLKDKKFILKMGKQAREWASKYSWDNSKERMKKIIEANIKNNSR; from the coding sequence TTGTTGAAAGAGAAGAGTGAAAGAAAACCTGGAATATTGGTTATTAATTGGCAAGATTGGACTAACCCTCTTTCAGGAGGAGCGGAAGTTCATTTTTATGAAATATTTAAAAGACTTGTGGATGATTTTAATATTTTTCTTCTTTGCACTCATTTTAAAGGGGCTAAGAGTATTGAAGAGTTAGAAGGGATTAAGATCTATAGAGTTGGTTCAAGAAACACTTTTAACTTTTGGGTTCCAAGAGCTTATAAGAGAATAAGAAAAAGAGAAAGGATAGATCTTGTCATAGAAGATTTAAATAAAATCCCATTTTACGGCAAAATATTTGTTTCTGAAAATAGAATTGCAATTCTCCATCATCTTTTTGGTAAAAAAATATACACTGAAACAAATCCAATATTTGCTTCTTATGTTTTTTTTGCGGAAAGACTAATACCGAAATTTTATGATGATATTCCTATTATAGCTATTTCAGAAAGCTCGAAAGAAGTTCTTGTTAAGATGGGAATTCCAGAAAAGAATATTGAAATAGTATATAATGGGATTGATTTAAATAGATATTTCCCCCAAAAAAAGAAAACTGAAGAACCGACAATTGTTTGTCTTAATAGGATGAAAAGATATAAAAGGATTGATATTTTGCTTGAAGCTATTCCAGAGGTTTTGAGAAAAATCTCTAAACTCAAAGTATTCATAGTTGGGGAAGGAGATGACCTCCCAAGGCTTAAAAAATTAGCTTTTAAGAAAAGAATAGAAAAAGTTGTTAATTTTACTGGTTTTGTTCCAGAGGGAGAAAAGATTTCTCTTCTTTCCGGTTCTTGGGTCTCTGTTAATACTTCTCCAATAGAAGGGTGGGGTTTAACTTCAATCGAAGCTCAAGCCTGTGGGACTTTGTCTGTTGTCCCTGATTCTCCTGGGTTGAGAGAGACAGTGAAAGACGGTTTTAGTGGATATATATATAGATGTGAGGATGCTCAAGCTCTCTCTGAAATTCTTGTAAAATTACTGAAGGATAAGAAGTTTATCTTAAAAATGGGAAAGCAGGCAAGGGAGTGGGCTTCTAAATACTCTTGGGATAACTCTAAAGAGAGAATGAAAAAAATAATTGAAGCTAATATCAAAAATAATAGCAGATAG
- a CDS encoding PAS domain S-box protein, translated as MVERRKFAKDYSLLIKEFDIPCCFLDKEGRFLYFNSACKKLFGVSTLKNKNLKEFISPSFSDSLREWTEGKAIICEGEISVKGKKKFVRLLPSLKYDKKNNYIGALVIFEDLGEKKIEELKEKTKKLEEDIFIKNELLSNLLDNIPDNIYFKDKKSRFIAVSKALAKWVKAKSPEEMIGKTDFDYFTKEHAEPAFKDEQKVMRTGKPIIGKIEKETHLDGRVTWVSTTKIPRYDKEGNIIGTLGISRDVTEEVKMREKLRESEERNKAILSALPDLLFQVKKDGTFLSYFAPNEELLYAKPRDFLNKKIKDLLPEKIASLAMKGIKEVLKKGKVFRFEYELPLKGVLKNWEARIAKCSEESVIILVRDVTEIKEAEKEVAKLTDLIRQSSDGIFRMNKEMRIDYMNEAAKSLFGYSFSELKDKTLEVLIAEPEAMEIQKEIFDFVSKGRIYSKDHLSIKKDGSIFFARFRIIPLFEVNGEIYGYMASIIDISEEKKAQEELFFRKNLLDSLLENIPDEIFFKDRDSRFLEVSVSKAKKLGVSKEEIIGKTDFSFFEEEVAEKYFREEQEMMRNKQPIFGGIGKRIDENGKVHWISYSKVPRYDEEGNVIGLIGICRDITELKEKEEELRKEHELLSNTLESMEEGVLVLDKDFNFTYWNKEMERITGMKREEVLKSGKKPWELFPNLKDVKVDEMMREAMEGKVVKKTQIPYKRNDNKRIFTSEMYLPLRDPKGEIYGIIGVVRDITKEIEVEESLRESEEKYRILVESSKDGVFICRNGRFLFVNNRLSEILKYKKEELYAMEIWDVIIEEERDLIKEMGRRKEKGEEIPDVYEVNVITKDENIRLCELSLKKIKYQGEESFMGVLRDITEYRDMEREREKADRLESLGILAGGIAHDFNNFLTGILGNISLAKLHLSPDSEVYEILEESEKAAQSAKSLTQQLLTFSKGGVPVKGEVDIEDLVKSSANFVTSGSNVKCKFEFQKELWFVSGDKGQLNQVFNNIILNAIQAMPEGGIITIRGKNLELSKSSSLPLPSGKYVVVEVQDTGVGIPQNILPRIFDPFFTTKQKGSGLGLSTVFSIVKRHEGFVTVESEVGKGSTFYVYLPAKVKTKETLEEPEEKELQKGKGKVLIMDDKNFIRKSAVRALELGGYEVEDSSDGIETIRLYKKALNEGKPFDVVILDLTIPGGIGGEATLHRLKEIDPKVKAIVSSGYAEDPIMAEYKRYGFKAVVRKPYKYEELLEVVKKVIEEKS; from the coding sequence ATGGTGGAAAGGAGGAAATTTGCAAAGGATTATAGCTTATTAATTAAAGAGTTTGATATTCCATGTTGTTTCTTAGATAAAGAAGGAAGATTTCTTTATTTTAATTCAGCTTGTAAAAAACTTTTTGGTGTTTCAACTCTTAAGAATAAAAATTTAAAAGAATTTATCTCTCCTTCGTTTTCTGACTCCTTGAGAGAATGGACAGAAGGAAAGGCTATTATATGTGAAGGAGAAATTTCTGTGAAAGGGAAAAAGAAATTTGTTCGTCTTTTACCTTCTTTAAAGTATGATAAAAAAAACAATTATATTGGAGCTCTTGTTATTTTTGAAGATCTTGGGGAGAAAAAAATAGAAGAATTGAAAGAAAAAACCAAAAAACTTGAAGAGGATATTTTTATTAAGAATGAATTATTATCCAATCTTCTTGATAACATTCCGGATAATATTTATTTCAAAGACAAGAAAAGTCGTTTTATTGCTGTGAGTAAGGCGCTCGCAAAATGGGTTAAGGCTAAGAGTCCTGAGGAAATGATTGGTAAAACAGATTTTGATTACTTTACAAAAGAACACGCAGAGCCTGCCTTTAAAGACGAACAAAAAGTTATGAGAACAGGCAAACCCATTATTGGTAAAATTGAAAAAGAAACTCATCTTGATGGGCGAGTAACATGGGTTTCTACAACAAAAATCCCAAGATACGATAAAGAGGGTAATATAATAGGGACTCTTGGCATTTCAAGAGATGTGACTGAAGAGGTGAAGATGCGAGAGAAACTAAGAGAAAGTGAGGAAAGAAATAAGGCGATTCTTTCTGCATTACCAGATCTTCTGTTTCAGGTTAAAAAAGATGGGACTTTTCTTTCTTATTTTGCTCCAAATGAAGAGCTGCTTTACGCTAAACCAAGAGATTTCTTAAATAAAAAAATTAAAGATTTGCTTCCAGAGAAAATTGCTTCTCTTGCTATGAAGGGAATAAAAGAGGTTCTAAAAAAAGGTAAGGTTTTTAGGTTTGAATATGAACTCCCGCTAAAAGGAGTATTAAAAAATTGGGAGGCAAGAATAGCAAAATGTAGTGAAGAAAGTGTTATTATCCTTGTAAGAGATGTTACTGAAATAAAGGAAGCGGAAAAGGAAGTTGCAAAGTTGACCGATCTTATAAGACAATCTTCTGATGGAATCTTTAGAATGAATAAAGAGATGCGGATTGATTATATGAATGAAGCTGCTAAGAGTTTATTTGGATATTCTTTTTCTGAACTTAAGGATAAAACTCTTGAAGTTTTAATTGCAGAACCTGAAGCTATGGAGATTCAGAAAGAGATTTTTGATTTTGTTTCAAAGGGAAGAATATATTCCAAGGATCACTTAAGTATAAAAAAAGATGGTTCTATATTTTTTGCCAGATTTAGGATTATACCACTTTTTGAGGTGAATGGTGAAATTTATGGATATATGGCATCAATTATAGATATTTCAGAGGAGAAAAAAGCACAAGAAGAACTTTTCTTTAGAAAGAATTTATTAGATTCCCTTTTGGAAAACATACCTGATGAGATATTTTTTAAAGACAGAGATTCTCGTTTCTTAGAGGTTAGCGTCTCTAAAGCTAAGAAGCTTGGTGTTTCTAAAGAAGAAATAATTGGAAAGACAGATTTTTCTTTTTTTGAAGAAGAAGTTGCTGAAAAATATTTTAGAGAAGAACAGGAAATGATGAGGAATAAACAACCTATCTTTGGAGGAATTGGGAAAAGAATTGATGAGAACGGAAAAGTTCACTGGATTTCTTATTCAAAAGTTCCAAGGTATGATGAGGAAGGGAATGTTATTGGTCTTATAGGGATTTGTAGGGATATTACTGAGCTTAAAGAGAAGGAAGAGGAATTAAGAAAAGAACACGAACTTTTGTCTAACACTTTGGAATCAATGGAGGAAGGAGTTCTTGTTTTAGATAAAGATTTCAATTTTACCTATTGGAATAAAGAAATGGAGAGAATTACAGGGATGAAAAGAGAGGAGGTTTTAAAAAGTGGGAAGAAACCTTGGGAGTTATTTCCTAACCTGAAAGATGTTAAAGTGGATGAGATGATGAGAGAAGCTATGGAAGGAAAGGTGGTTAAAAAAACGCAAATTCCTTATAAGAGAAATGATAATAAGAGGATTTTTACCTCGGAGATGTATCTGCCTCTTAGAGATCCAAAAGGAGAGATTTATGGAATTATTGGTGTGGTCCGAGACATCACAAAAGAAATAGAGGTGGAGGAATCCTTAAGAGAATCAGAGGAAAAATACAGGATTCTTGTAGAAAGTAGCAAGGATGGGGTTTTTATTTGTAGAAATGGGAGATTTCTTTTTGTTAATAATCGCTTATCGGAAATCCTTAAATATAAGAAAGAAGAACTTTATGCGATGGAAATTTGGGATGTAATTATAGAAGAGGAACGAGATTTAATTAAGGAGATGGGGAGGAGGAAAGAAAAAGGAGAAGAAATTCCTGATGTTTATGAGGTTAATGTGATTACAAAGGATGAGAATATACGGCTTTGTGAACTTTCTTTAAAAAAGATAAAATATCAGGGAGAAGAATCCTTTATGGGTGTTCTAAGAGATATCACAGAGTATAGAGATATGGAAAGAGAAAGGGAGAAGGCGGATAGACTTGAATCTCTTGGTATTCTTGCTGGGGGAATTGCTCACGACTTTAATAATTTTCTTACAGGAATTCTTGGGAATATTTCTCTTGCAAAGCTTCATTTAAGCCCTGATAGTGAAGTTTATGAGATATTAGAAGAATCGGAGAAGGCCGCTCAAAGCGCTAAGAGTTTGACCCAGCAACTTTTAACTTTCTCAAAAGGAGGTGTTCCTGTAAAAGGAGAAGTAGACATTGAAGATTTAGTAAAGAGCTCTGCAAATTTTGTCACAAGCGGATCTAATGTTAAATGTAAATTTGAGTTTCAAAAAGAGCTTTGGTTTGTAAGTGGAGATAAAGGACAACTTAATCAGGTTTTTAACAACATAATTTTAAATGCAATCCAAGCAATGCCTGAGGGCGGGATCATAACAATTAGAGGAAAGAATTTAGAACTTTCAAAGAGTTCTTCTTTACCTCTTCCTTCTGGTAAATATGTAGTGGTAGAGGTTCAAGATACGGGGGTTGGGATTCCTCAAAATATATTGCCAAGAATATTTGATCCTTTCTTTACGACAAAACAAAAGGGAAGTGGCCTTGGCCTTTCAACAGTGTTTTCTATAGTTAAAAGACACGAGGGATTTGTAACTGTGGAATCGGAGGTGGGGAAAGGGAGCACTTTTTATGTTTATTTACCTGCTAAGGTAAAAACAAAGGAAACCTTGGAGGAACCTGAAGAAAAAGAGCTCCAAAAGGGGAAAGGGAAAGTTTTAATAATGGATGATAAGAACTTTATAAGAAAGTCTGCGGTTAGAGCCTTAGAGTTGGGTGGATATGAAGTTGAAGATAGTTCTGATGGGATTGAGACAATTAGACTGTATAAAAAAGCATTGAATGAGGGGAAACCTTTCGATGTGGTGATTTTAGATTTAACAATCCCTGGAGGAATTGGAGGAGAAGCTACTCTTCATAGGTTAAAAGAGATTGACCCAAAAGTTAAGGCTATAGTGTCAAGTGGATATGCTGAAGATCCTATAATGGCTGAATATAAAAGATATGGTTTTAAAGCAGTTGTTCGGAAACCCTATAAATATGAAGAACTTTTAGAGGTTGTTAAAAAAGTAATAGAGGAAAAATCATAA
- the tgt gene encoding tRNA guanosine(34) transglycosylase Tgt has translation MEKALFRVETKDKAARCGVIKTKRGKINTPAFMPVATLGDIKTLPIWDIKKLEIQIFITNTYHLYIRPGEEIIDKLGGLHSFIGWDGPIAIDSGGFQIYSLSPKIKIQEDGILFSSFVDGTTLRFTPEKVIDLEVKFGADLLLPLDECVGYPIGRGYAKEAMERTNRWAEKSLFHFRTLDSQALLFGIVQGSTYLDLRKEAAYFLRELDFDGYAIGGLVVGEAEEQTREVISATVPILPEEKPRYVMGVGKVEDILWAVGEGVDLFDCVIPTRNARTGTVYTWEGKINLKNSLFKDDSAPISEGCKCLTCLHYSKAYLRHLFNTEELLGKYLATLHNISFYMELMKKIREKITQGTFFGWRDEVLSNFKGGFDDESN, from the coding sequence ATGGAAAAAGCCCTTTTTAGAGTAGAAACTAAAGATAAAGCTGCCCGGTGTGGTGTAATAAAAACAAAAAGAGGAAAGATAAATACACCTGCTTTTATGCCTGTTGCGACTTTGGGAGATATAAAAACTCTCCCAATTTGGGATATAAAGAAGTTAGAGATACAAATTTTTATTACAAATACCTATCATCTTTATATTAGACCTGGAGAAGAGATAATTGATAAATTGGGAGGTCTTCATTCTTTTATAGGATGGGATGGACCAATTGCTATTGACTCAGGAGGATTTCAAATTTATTCCCTATCGCCCAAGATAAAGATTCAAGAAGATGGAATTCTTTTTTCTTCTTTTGTGGATGGGACAACTCTTAGATTTACTCCTGAGAAGGTTATTGATTTAGAGGTTAAATTTGGAGCGGATCTCTTATTACCTTTGGACGAGTGCGTTGGATATCCGATAGGAAGAGGTTATGCAAAGGAAGCAATGGAGAGAACTAATAGATGGGCAGAAAAATCTCTTTTTCATTTTAGAACTCTTGATTCTCAAGCTCTTCTTTTTGGAATTGTTCAAGGTTCTACATATCTTGATTTGAGGAAAGAAGCCGCTTATTTTTTAAGAGAACTTGATTTTGATGGTTATGCTATTGGAGGGCTTGTCGTTGGGGAAGCGGAGGAGCAGACAAGGGAAGTGATTAGTGCTACAGTTCCTATTTTGCCTGAGGAGAAACCAAGATATGTAATGGGTGTGGGAAAGGTGGAGGATATTTTGTGGGCTGTTGGCGAAGGGGTTGACCTTTTTGACTGTGTGATACCAACAAGAAATGCAAGGACAGGGACCGTTTACACTTGGGAAGGTAAAATTAATCTTAAAAATTCTCTATTTAAGGATGATTCAGCGCCTATTTCAGAAGGATGTAAATGTCTCACCTGCCTTCATTATTCAAAAGCTTATCTTCGTCATCTTTTTAATACAGAGGAACTTCTTGGAAAGTATCTTGCAACACTTCATAATATATCATTTTATATGGAATTGATGAAGAAGATAAGAGAGAAAATTACTCAAGGAACTTTTTTTGGTTGGAGAGACGAAGTTTTAAGTAATTTTAAAGGAGGTTTTGATGATGAGAGTAATTGA
- the yajC gene encoding preprotein translocase subunit YajC: MMRVIEVMLCLFSSAPKEGVKGNPGACGDGLSPLLFMVIIFAIFYFLFIRPSQIQQKKHKEMINSLQKGDKVITSCGIHGRITQIKDTTVKLKVDEKTEIELEKNMIRVVLKKED; the protein is encoded by the coding sequence ATGATGAGAGTAATTGAAGTTATGTTGTGTCTTTTTTCTTCAGCTCCTAAGGAAGGAGTAAAGGGAAATCCTGGAGCTTGTGGAGATGGTCTGTCTCCTCTTTTATTTATGGTGATTATCTTCGCGATTTTCTACTTCCTTTTTATAAGGCCCTCACAGATCCAACAGAAAAAACACAAAGAGATGATTAACTCTTTACAGAAAGGAGATAAGGTGATTACTTCTTGTGGAATTCATGGGAGGATAACTCAGATTAAAGACACAACTGTTAAGCTGAAAGTGGATGAGAAAACAGAGATTGAGCTTGAGAAAAATATGATAAGAGTGGTTTTGAAAAAAGAGGATTAG